In Campylobacter concisus, the following are encoded in one genomic region:
- a CDS encoding anaerobic ribonucleoside-triphosphate reductase activating protein: MHKVFSITPFTTLDYPDKVAAVVWFAGCNMRCVYCYNIEVVNSNGNIEMAEVCNFLDRRIGKLNGIVFSGGECTANPLFLKLAREVKSRNFCLKVDTNGSHIEILKEAIGEGLIDYIALDFKAPKEKFVGVTGSNLYEKFISALKYLLEINFDFEVRTTVHADFLDEADISLMSEILYDLGYRGNYYLQKFLSTGENFGNLVDAKSSFDPKKIISKLPIKLRNF; this comes from the coding sequence TTGCATAAAGTCTTTAGTATAACGCCATTTACTACGCTTGATTATCCAGACAAAGTGGCTGCAGTAGTTTGGTTTGCAGGCTGTAATATGCGATGTGTGTATTGCTACAATATAGAAGTTGTAAATTCAAATGGCAATATAGAAATGGCTGAGGTTTGTAACTTTTTAGACCGCCGCATAGGTAAGCTAAATGGCATCGTCTTTAGCGGTGGCGAATGCACGGCAAATCCTTTGTTTTTAAAACTTGCAAGAGAGGTTAAGTCAAGAAATTTTTGCCTAAAGGTCGATACAAATGGCTCTCATATTGAGATTTTAAAAGAGGCGATAGGCGAAGGGCTGATTGACTATATCGCACTTGATTTTAAAGCACCAAAAGAGAAATTTGTGGGCGTAACTGGCTCAAATTTATATGAAAAATTTATTAGCGCACTAAAGTATCTGCTTGAGATAAATTTCGATTTTGAAGTAAGAACAACCGTGCATGCAGATTTTTTAGATGAAGCAGATATTTCTTTGATGTCTGAAATTCTTTATGACCTTGGATATAGAGGCAATTATTATTTGCAAAAATTCCTTAGCACAGGTGAAAATTTTGGAAATTTGGTTGATGCTAAAAGTAGCTTTGATCCGAAAAAAATCATCTCAAAACTTCCTATCAAACTAAGAAACTTTTAA
- a CDS encoding iron-containing alcohol dehydrogenase has translation MQNFSFLNPTRIEFGKDKEQNIGRYMKEFGVKKTLIIYGSDRIIKNGLFDVAAKSLSANGIEFCKIGGVKSNPVLSKVNEAINLAKKQGVDSVLAIGGGSVLDTAKAVAAGVKYNGDVWDFFTGKDPSEALMIFDIITLAATGSEMNGGSVVTNEATKQKFAMHGACLYPKVSVINPLLQASVSKEYLVYSASDIIAHSIEGYFTASVQPEIINLYIEANIKTVMKTTEILLKESCNYDARGEFAWAATMALNGLTYVGTAGYSYPNHMIEHAIGAVVDCAHGAGLSVVMPAWMKWYKSRNLEAFKRFGKEIFGVDDADAGIEKLKEWFSKIGTPTSLIEIGVDETNLDEIMALVYDYAKGRGLEQIYTKEAISEIFALAR, from the coding sequence ATGCAAAATTTTAGCTTTTTAAACCCTACAAGAATAGAATTTGGCAAAGACAAAGAGCAAAATATCGGCAGATATATGAAAGAATTTGGCGTTAAAAAGACGCTTATCATCTATGGCAGCGATAGGATCATAAAAAATGGCCTTTTTGATGTGGCAGCAAAGAGCCTAAGTGCAAATGGCATTGAGTTTTGCAAGATCGGTGGTGTGAAGTCAAACCCAGTTCTAAGCAAGGTAAATGAGGCTATAAATTTAGCAAAAAAGCAAGGTGTCGATAGCGTGCTAGCCATAGGCGGTGGCTCTGTACTTGACACGGCAAAGGCCGTGGCTGCTGGAGTTAAATATAACGGCGACGTTTGGGACTTTTTTACCGGCAAAGATCCAAGTGAAGCGCTTATGATCTTTGACATCATAACGCTTGCAGCAACTGGCTCAGAGATGAACGGCGGCTCGGTCGTCACAAACGAAGCCACAAAACAGAAATTTGCTATGCACGGAGCATGTCTTTACCCAAAAGTATCGGTGATAAATCCACTTCTTCAAGCAAGTGTGAGCAAAGAGTATTTGGTCTATTCGGCTTCCGACATTATCGCTCATAGCATCGAGGGCTACTTTACAGCGAGTGTTCAGCCTGAGATCATAAATTTATACATCGAAGCAAACATCAAAACGGTCATGAAAACGACAGAAATTTTACTAAAAGAGTCATGTAATTACGATGCTAGAGGCGAGTTTGCCTGGGCTGCTACGATGGCACTAAATGGCTTAACTTACGTTGGCACAGCTGGCTACTCATATCCAAATCACATGATCGAGCATGCCATAGGTGCGGTAGTAGACTGTGCACACGGAGCTGGACTAAGTGTGGTTATGCCAGCTTGGATGAAGTGGTATAAGAGTAGAAATTTAGAGGCATTTAAGCGCTTTGGCAAAGAAATTTTTGGCGTGGATGACGCAGACGCAGGCATAGAGAAGCTAAAAGAGTGGTTTAGCAAGATTGGCACGCCAACGAGTCTTATTGAAATCGGCGTTGATGAGACAAATTTAGACGAGATCATGGCGTTAGTTTATGACTACGCCAAGGGCAGGGGACTAGAGCAAATTTATACAAAAGAGGCCATAAGTGAAATTTTTGCCTTAGCGAGATAG
- a CDS encoding NAD(P)H-binding protein, whose protein sequence is MKKIALIAGASGALGSEILKNLCESEHYSKVIALARHELEFTHEKLEVKIVNFDELKDEVPFIADDVFCALGTTMKVAKHKEQFYKVDVTYPLNFAKFGLECGAKRFVLLSAAGASRKSGSFYLKAKGQAEAKIKELGYSSFHVVRLPLIEAERKDFRLGEYLAIKAFKFIPKGFFDEYRPMRAADIAKVIVQVAQDDHSEGVKIYSPMEYAK, encoded by the coding sequence ATGAAAAAGATCGCCCTTATAGCTGGAGCTAGCGGTGCTTTGGGAAGTGAGATTTTAAAAAATTTATGCGAGAGTGAGCATTATAGTAAGGTTATCGCCCTTGCTAGGCATGAACTAGAATTTACTCACGAAAAGCTTGAAGTAAAGATAGTAAATTTTGACGAGCTAAAAGATGAGGTGCCATTTATCGCTGATGATGTATTTTGCGCGCTTGGCACGACGATGAAGGTGGCAAAGCACAAGGAGCAGTTTTACAAAGTCGATGTGACCTATCCGCTAAATTTTGCCAAATTTGGCTTGGAGTGCGGCGCAAAACGCTTTGTTTTACTCTCAGCTGCAGGTGCTAGCAGAAAGTCAGGCTCATTTTACCTAAAGGCAAAAGGCCAAGCAGAAGCAAAGATAAAAGAGCTTGGATATAGCTCATTTCACGTCGTTAGGCTGCCACTTATCGAGGCTGAGAGAAAGGACTTTAGACTTGGCGAGTATCTGGCGATAAAGGCGTTTAAATTTATCCCAAAAGGCTTTTTTGACGAGTATCGTCCAATGAGGGCGGCTGATATCGCTAAAGTGATCGTGCAAGTAGCGCAAGATGACCACAGCGAAGGTGTCAAAATTTATAGCCCGATGGAGTACGCGAAGTGA
- a CDS encoding SDR family NAD(P)-dependent oxidoreductase, producing MKRYIAITGASSGIGAAAAKVFARRGENLILIARRGELLEQLKSEIAKFSDVDVVIEICDLSKQENALSLWQNLEKYELKALINNAGFGDYNKVGEQNLEKITQMINLNIISLVTLSTLFTKKYKDKDTQLINISSIGGYKIVPNAVTYCASKFFVSAFSEGLYHELAQDKQAKMQAKVLAPAATKTEFGMVATSKKSYDYDKAFKKYHTSEQMAEFLLRLYDSHYCVGAVDRDSFEFSLSKPKFDYAIKYEPKDN from the coding sequence GTGAAAAGATACATCGCCATCACTGGAGCAAGCTCAGGTATAGGAGCGGCCGCGGCAAAGGTATTTGCAAGGCGCGGGGAGAATTTGATCCTTATTGCAAGACGTGGTGAGCTTTTAGAACAGCTAAAAAGCGAGATAGCTAAATTTTCGGATGTTGATGTTGTCATAGAGATTTGTGATCTATCAAAACAAGAAAATGCCCTCTCTCTTTGGCAAAATTTAGAAAAATATGAGCTAAAAGCGCTTATAAACAATGCTGGCTTTGGTGACTATAACAAGGTCGGCGAGCAAAATTTAGAAAAAATCACGCAGATGATAAATTTAAACATCATCTCACTTGTCACGCTCTCAACGCTCTTTACTAAAAAATACAAAGACAAAGATACACAGCTCATCAATATCTCTTCAATAGGTGGCTACAAGATCGTACCAAATGCCGTCACATACTGCGCTAGCAAATTTTTCGTAAGCGCCTTTAGCGAGGGGCTTTACCACGAGCTAGCACAGGACAAGCAGGCAAAAATGCAGGCTAAAGTGCTAGCTCCAGCTGCCACAAAGACAGAATTTGGCATGGTGGCAACTAGCAAAAAGAGCTACGACTACGACAAAGCGTTTAAAAAGTATCACACGAGCGAGCAGATGGCGGAGTTTTTGCTTCGCCTTTATGATAGCCATTACTGCGTTGGCGCGGTCGATAGAGATAGCTTTGAGTTTAGTTTAAGCAAGCCAAAATTTGACTACGCGATCAAATACGAGCCAAAAGATAACTAG